The Trichosurus vulpecula isolate mTriVul1 chromosome 4, mTriVul1.pri, whole genome shotgun sequence genome contains a region encoding:
- the CD7 gene encoding T-cell antigen CD7 — protein MFQLLILPLLFLLLSGIPAEEVKQFPILIMAQEGDTINITCATIGESIGLYLKRNIVRPMDVLYFSRKNETIITKSYENRTIISGSLNNLVITITNIQLNDTDVYACQATASTNLLGNGTVVMVTEKKWIKEKGNLKNLQVGVILIVASFFIGLALWPLFVMLKKWVHNLRKTQNPSCIIYEDMSYTIQRNTICRDNQYN, from the exons AGGTGAAACAATTTCCCATACTCATCATGGCTCAAGAAGGGGACACAATCAATATCACCTGCGCTACCATTGGAGAATCAATTGGGCTCTACTTGAAGCGAAACATTGTCAGGCCCATGGATGTGTTATATTtctcaagaaaaaatgaaaccatcatAACAAAAAGTTACGAGAACCGTACCATCATCTCTGGGTCCTTGAATAATTTAGTGATCACAATAACCAATATACAACTGAATGACACTGATGTCTATGCTTGTCAAGCCACAGCATCTACCAATCTTCTGGGAAATGGTACCGTGGTGATGGTAACAG aAAAAAAGTggataaaagagaaaggaaacctGAAGAATTTACAGGTGGGGGTGATCTTGATtgtagcatctttcttcattgGGCTGGCCCTGTGGCCACTGTTCGTGATGTTGAAGAAGTGG GTGCACAATTTAAGAAAGACCCAGAATCCATCATGTATTATATATGAAGACATGTCCTACACCATTCAACGCAACACTATATGCCGGGACAATCAGTACAACTGA